The Deltaproteobacteria bacterium genomic interval GGGCGCCAAGGCGTGCCGCGAGGGGGGAAGGAAGAGATGAGCGACGACGAAATCGCGAAAGTGCAGGCCGGCGCGGAGGGGAACGCGCCGAAGGAGGGGGAGCCCGATCCGGTCGACTCCTCCCCCCCGGGCGAGGGAGCGGCGGTCGAGGAGAAGGAGGGCGGCCCGGAGATCCCCGACGTCCTCCCGCTCCTGCCGGTGCGCGACATCGTCATCTTCCCGTACATGACCCTGCCGCTGTTCGTGGGACGCGAGGGATCGATCGCCGCGGTCGACGAGGCGCTGGCGAGGGACCGGTACATTTTTCTCGCGACGCAGAAGGACCCCTCCGTGGAGGATCCGAAGGCGGAGGATCTCTTCCCGATGGGCACCGTCGCGATGATCATGCGGATGCTGAAGCTCCCGGACGGGCGCCTCAAGATCCTCATCCAGGGCGTGACCAAGGGGAAGATCGTCGAGTTCATCGAGGGGAAGCCGGGGGTTC includes:
- a CDS encoding LON peptidase substrate-binding domain-containing protein; protein product: MSDDEIAKVQAGAEGNAPKEGEPDPVDSSPPGEGAAVEEKEGGPEIPDVLPLLPVRDIVIFPYMTLPLFVGREGSIAAVDEALARDRYIFLATQKDPSVEDPKAEDLFPMGTVAMIMRMLKLPDGRLKILIQGVTKGKIVEFIEGKPGVRVRIDRVVELPMKEGSLEVEALMRASREKIEKILSLKNMPVEILMVTENINNP